From the Patagioenas fasciata isolate bPatFas1 chromosome Z, bPatFas1.hap1, whole genome shotgun sequence genome, one window contains:
- the XPA gene encoding DNA repair protein complementing XP-A cells: MAGAAAAPAPEEEDSAATSDRPPLSAAVLAKIERNRQRALALRQARLAARPYPAAGGVRARAPPKVVDTGGGFFLEEEEEEEEPGAAEKIVYPPAPVLEFDYLICGDCGKEFMDSYLMQHFDWATCDNCRDAEEKHKLITRTEAKEEYLLKDCDLDKREPVLRFIVKKNPHNSRWGDMKLYLKLQVIKRSLEVWGSEEALQEARELRRDNREKMKQKKFNKKVKELRHAVRSSLWKRETRIHEHEYGPEENIDEDTYKKTCTVCGHELTYEKM, encoded by the exons ATGGCGGGcgcggccgcggccccggccccagAAGAGGAAGATTCGGCCGCGACAAGCGATCGGCCGCCCCTCTCGGCGGCAGTGCTGGCGAAGATCGAGCGGAACCGGCAGCGGGCGCTGGCACTGCGGCAGGCGCGGCTGGCGGCCCGGCCCTACCCTGCCGCAG GCGGCGTGCGGGCGCGGGCCCCCCCCAAGGTCGTGGACACGGGAGGGGGCttcttcctggaggaggaggaggaggaggaagagcccgGCGCCGCCGAGAAAATCGTGTATCCGCCCG CACCTGTACTAGAATTTGACTATCTCATCTGTGGAGACTGTGGCAAAGAATTCATGGATTCCTACCTTATGCAGCACTTTGATTGGGCAACATGTGATAATTGCAG AGATGCTGAAGAAAAACATAAGCTTATAACAAGGACAGAAGCAAAAGAAGAGTATCTTCTTAAAGACTGTGACTTAGACAAGAGGGAGCCAGTGCTCAGATTCATTGTGAAGAAAAACCCTCATAATTCACGATGGGGTGACATGAAACTTTATTTAAAGCTACAG GTAATCAAGCGTTCTCTTGAAGTCTGGGGTAGTGAAGAAGCATTGCAAGAAGCAAGGGAACTCCGCCGTGACAACAGAGAGAAGATGAAACAGAAGAAGTTTAATAAGAAAGTTAAAG AACTCCGCCATGCCGTGAGGAGTAGTTTGTGGAAGAGAGAAACTCGTATCCACGAACATGAGTATGGACCAGAAGAAAATATTGATGAAGATACATATAAAAAGACATGTACTGTATGTGGCCATGAATTAACTTATGAGAAGatgtag